TTAACATCATAAGGGGAAAAAAGTTGTATAGTAATAATATTTGAAGTTGCATGTGAGATAAAAGGAAAGGAAGTGAGGAAACATGAAAGAGAATTGTTTAAAATAGAAGATAAAAAGCTTTTATGGACTGCACTAACATGGTTTTTAATGTCGCTAGCATTTAACAAATGATAATGTTGACTGTCTCAGTACCAAGATAGATGTTAATATCCTCAGTTGTTGCAGATGTTAGATTTCAcatgaaattaataattaaatcaaattatgaCTCACTGAGTCATCTTACCATTTGAAATTTTTACCCTTGATGATGTGCAATTTCCATTGACAAATatctgttttttctttttttttttttttttttttacagatttTGAGCATTGATTGGTCTTCTGGGATAGAAAATCTTAAGTGCATTGGGCGAATAGATCTTACTCTTAATGGTTCCTTTGCTGATTTGGCTTTATTACAAAATGATGGTATAAGCAAAACCAGAGGTGCTTTCATATTGACAAACCCAGGCCAGCTGCATTTTTATGATGATGCTTGCTTTGCTTCCTTAATGTCCCAGCAACAGAAACAAAATTCTGTTTCTTCATTGGAGTATCCTGCAGTCATACCTGTTCTTGAACCATGCATGACAGTGGGAAAGCTGGGTTTCATATGTAGAGATGAGAAATTCTCGAAGGCTTTCTCTAAGGTATGTCTTTTGTGAAATAAATGCTTCAATCGCTGTTGCATTTTCTGATGGGTGGACCATCATTTCACCACACAGGTCTCCCAAGTTCAAACCTTGGTAAAACTGGCTTacctataaaaagaaaaaaagaaaacgcTTTCAATTTTCCTGAAGTCATTTTGCATCTTTAGAGAAACAGGTCCTTTTCAGACATACTTCTTGAGCAAATTGATTATACTTTGTTTCATCTTAGAAACCAGAAGATCCACATGTTTTGGCAGCAAATGCTTTTTGTTTTCTATTACCATATATTTAGTTAAGTGGTTTCCTTTATGGATCTTTATATCAGACAATTTCTGCTGCTAAACTTCAGGAAGCACAGACACCAAGAAGTACAAAATGGCCTCTGACTGGTGGGATTCCTAGCCAACCTCTCAATGTGGAAAATTATCAGGTCGAGAGATTATATATAGCAGGTTACCAAGATGGATCTGTCAGAATATGGGATGCCACACATCCAACCTTTTCACTGCTTTATATCTTAGGAACTGGGGTTAGTAACTTAGTACTTTCTCACAGCTTTCTAACTTTCACTTTTGGTTTGCAATGGACATGCCTCTGTTTTCCAATGACACTATTGATCAAGAAcccaaaaataattaatgacagGTGAAAGGTATCAACATAGCTGGTGCAAATGCTTCAGTATCTGCATTGGAATTTTGCCCATTCACTTTAAGTTTAGCTATTGGCAATGAACTTGGTATGGTAAGAGTTGAATATTTTGTGTttgctttttaaaatttttcaagatTCGATTTCTGTGGTGATTGGATTTTTCTGTTTGAGAGAATGTAGATTTCTCTATATAAGCTAATGGGGAGTACAGATGAAACACATTTGTATATTGTCAAAGAAACTGAAAGAGAAGGTATTACTTTAAGTACTTTTACTGCTGTGCTTGTTTTTTTGAATTTCTGTGGATGTCATGTGAGTATTTATCCCTAAATTTTGTTACAGAAGTTCAGAAATCAGCTCTGACAATTATGATTGAGGAattgctaactattatatatttgagaagtttaaatttaatgttcTAGACAGATCTGAGTAGTTAAATAGGATTCAAATAGCCAAAATTATAGTTGTCAAGTTGAGAGTTGAATCGAGAATTAAAATCCTCATTTTCTGAATCAAGAATCGAACTCTAAAATTCGGTGCAACATTTAAAAAAccaattgaaatttattatatacatCTAGATATATTTCctattaatttatcaaaatttattaaacatttaattgtaaatgatatttatatataaattttaattccaaAATCATATGCTAACATAAAATCAAAGTGAATCTAATGACATTGTTGTGGCCAAGCTCAAAGTATCAAACaagaaagttaaaattttaaaacaaaataactAGAGCTATCTTGGGCAACTTCatcttttttcattaaatttgttGTCATTCTTTGGGTTTTCTTTGGCCATTTGCTACTTATCTCTTTGTAAATAAATGAATTGATCGATTCATAAAGATTCTTACAATTCACCTTTGATTCATGCCATTATTGTCAAGTTCTTGGCTACTTACTATTCTAGATTCGAATTATTATATTCTAATAATACCGGACAGAGTGTGAAATTTATGTACCAGATTACTAGGATTCATATTTTTGTTCTCAAACTCTGTTTAGGACTTCTGTGGTGGAAAAAGCTCTTAACAGTAAAAGAAATTGCCCAATTTCCAAGAGTAGTTTCTTGCAATAGCCATTCCAACTTGTCACCTGAACAGAATTGACTCTGAGAAGCAATGATATAATCAAGTGACCGGTAACAGCCACACAATGTTCTTCAAGCCTCGTTTATAAAATTTCCAAGAATTTTCTCTTGCAATAGCCGTTCTAACTTGTCACTCTATGGCCCAAAAAACCTTTGTAAAAGGGTTTGCACAAAAAGCAATAATATCATCCAGTGATCTTTAACAGCCATGCAATGCACTTCAGGACTCTTTATCGAATTTCCAGGGGTAGTCTCTTGCAAATTGCAATAGCCATTCTAACTTGTCATTCTGTGGTCCATCCTTTTGTAACAGAATTTGCTGTCAAAAGAAATGATATGATCCAGTGACCTGTAACAGCTATGCAACGCTCTTCAAGACTCTTTTTTACCATCAGATAGCAGGGATTGCGAGAACTTATAGGATGTCTAACTACAAATTCCTTTTTAGTTTTCCTTCATGGGTATAACCACTGAGGGAGAGTTCTGTACATTAGAAAAAATGCCTTCTCCTCCTTGTCTATTTTCTAATCACTTAATAGAGCTATCAATGCGGCTTGCTTGATTAGAAATTAAAACCAAATTTGCCAATCTGAACCGCCAGATTTGAAGTTCAATCCATTAAAATGTTTGCTAACAGCATTCAAATGATGAAGCTACATACATTAACATTTTTGGGCTCTAAGGTTGGGTTCCTGTGAAGAAGTTTATGAATTCTGAAGattgaagagagagagagtatgTGCACGTGTGTATGCaagtttttgttttctttctgtTATTTGTTTTTGTTTCTGTTAGGAGGCTATCTTCCAATAAACTTACACAATGTGATAAGATCTCAATGGGGAATTGTGGTTGTGTTAAACATGGGTTTGAGgacatctttattttttttcttttatcagtgataatattataacaattaaaactaatttattttatactcATTCTAAAGAAGTTAGAATCTCTTATCTTGTTGCTAATGACATTAGATTAAAGCTACTTTATGGTCCTTCATGACATTGACCAACTGTGCATGGCAATTTTGCTTTTTCCAGTTTTAAATTACATGTTAAGTACTTGTGCAGTTCACACTTTGAACAAAGGGGATAGGCCTCACTGCACAGCtgtcttttcttttctcaattCTCCAATATCCACCTTACAGTTTGCAAATTATGGAACCAGACTTGCTGTGGGATATCACTGTGGCAAGGTAGTAAATCTGTCTCTTTTTTTACTCTCTTCCTCATCTCCTTAGACTTGGTTGAATTATCATCTGGCAAGCCAAGTTGTTAACCTAATGAGTTTCGAGAATTGATGTTAAATTTGATATTTCAGGTGGCAATGCTGGATATTAGTGCATTATCAGTGTTATTTCTCACCGACAGTGTATCCAACTCTAGGTCACCTGTAAAGTCTCTGGCTGTGACGTCAATGTCAGATACTATTAGCTCAAAGAGTAATCCAGAGCACATTGAGTCCAAAAGCAATGCAGATTATGTGAAGTGGGAATTGTTTGCTACGACCAAAGATGCACATTTTGCTATTATAGATGGCAACACTGGTAGTTTAGTATGCTCTCAATCACTACAACCTGAAAAGGAATTGTCTATAATTTCAACTCATACCCTAGGCAAGTACTTTCAGTTGAGAGGCATATAGATTTTCTTTGCTGCCTTCAAGGTTTTGAGAAACTGTCTCTATGCAGATGGTGGCAACTTAATCTCTAGAGCCTCCAGCAAAAATGATCCATTAAATTCAAATCAAAAGAATGAGACTAAAAGTGAACCTGATCAGGGTGTCACTCGCAGTGGAAGTACTCCACTTGAAGTTGACAGTGAAACATCTCCTCGAACTGCCTATTCTAGGCAGAGGGTAGAAAatattcttcttctgctttgttGTGaggatgcattgcatttatactCTATGAAGTCTCTGAAAGAGGTGCCTTTAGTTTTATCCATTTTCATTTCTGATTTCCAACACTTTTATGTCTCCTAATTATCGCGGGTGAAACATTCTCATTTTAGGGTGATATCAATCCTATTCGAAAGATGAATCTTTTGAAACCATGTTGCTGGACTGCAACTTTCAAGAAGGATGATAAAGAATGCGGGCTCATTGTCCTGTATCACACTGGTGTGGTTGAAATAAGGTGAAAAGCTCATCATTCCTTTGCTTAATTGGATACCACAAAACACCAAATCCTGGTTGTTTCTTAGCTTTAGTGGTAATTGATGTCCTTTATTAGTCTTATTACTACTAGTGCATTGAtctcaataaatcagttttcaAGTGGAAGCAAAATTTATGTTTTGCAGGTCTTTGTCAGATCTTGAAGTGGTAGGAGAAAGCTCATTAATGTCGATTCTGAAGTGGAATTATAAGACTAACATGGAGAAGACTATGTGTTCATCTGACACTGCACAGATTATACTGGTTTGTCCTTTCCTCTTCCATCTTTGAAATGGAtcagttatttaaattttattgaatttttatatcaCCAGGACTAGGGAAGATTCTGATCTGAAAGTGTCTGGCTTACCTTCATGAATTTCTTAGCATCCCAGGACGCTTCTTTTTTTTCCCCATAAAATGCAGAAAGAAATGTCATAACCAATAGTTACATGTGATAAATTTGTTTTCCAGTATGGCACAACTTAAATGATTATTTATGTAAAATGTAATTGTATTTAGATTTTTTGAACCCTTATTGTTGTGTTCTCTAATTTATCTCTGAATTATAACTTTCTAGAGCGAAGATGTTTCTCTTATCTGGTATGCAGTATGGAATGAAGTGTTTAGTCTCAAAATTTTCGAACAAAAGGCTTGGTCCTGATGTTCTCAAGGCTATTGTACTGATTTGAATTGACTGTCACcatgaaaaatataatacaaCTAAAGAAATTGTGCTATTGTATCTATTACCCATTAATCTCAGCACTTTATTATTTATCACCTATATAAGACAGTAAGTAATCTCCGCCTTTATGCATGTTCACGGGTTTATTTGAACTACAGTTTCATTTCAGTGCTTTTAGATTTTGTGGAAGTACTAGAAATTTATTTCTACAGATGGCTTATACATGTGACTTGTGTATATTGCCCCTAGGACTTCCTTGCCATGATATTTGTACTGCTGTAAACTTACTCGTCAAGGTTGCAGTAAGAAACATCCTTGGTTGTCCAAAGAAATCATTTTTCACTTTGGTTAGCGTATAATATGCATTTTAGCCTCATCaaatttgttattattaaatttgGATCAGACCTAACCCAtctcaaaagctagctcaaggggagaAGAGTGACTTtgcccctttccacaaccgatgtgggattctcCACACTCGCCTCATGCCAGAATTTTACTGGTGTCACatttatgggaggcccaacatTGGATGGGAAGACTCTGATGCCATATTAAATTTGGAGttggcctaactcaccccaaaagctagaaCCAATGTGGGATTTTCCACACCCGCCTCATGCCCaaaattttactggtgcgtgacatatttTATGGGAGACCCAACATCTGATAGGATGACTCTAATACCGTATTACATTTAAGTCAGGCCTAACTcatcccaaaagctagctcaagagtgagttaggcctgcccaaatttaacatggcaTCAGAGTCTCCCATCCGATATTGGGcctcccataaatatgtcacgcaccaATAAAATTCTAGGCGtaaggggtgtgttgaatcctaTATTGGTTGCGGAAAAGAGTAATGTGCCCTTGTATGggtcataggcactcctccctctTGAGTTAGCTTTTGGGTGAATTAGACCTGACCTAAATTTAATAGCTATTTTAGTTTGGAATGATAATGCCATACCTAATTGACTTGTACTTTTGTGTTATAGGTAAATGGGTGTGAATTTGCTTCTGTTTCTCTTCTGCCCTGTGAAAATATCTTCAGGTCTTCCCTCTCTGCTCCATGCATGTGCCCAATGTGTTTGTTGTTCTTCTATATAAACAAAAACCCTGAAACAATTTGTTTCTAAAGGATTGGTTTGCTAATTTTAGGATTCCAGAATCATTGCCGATCCTCCATGATAAAGTccttgctgctgctgctgagGCCACTGTCAGTTTATCTCCCAGTCAGAAGAAAACACAGGTTGTGTGTTACGTTTCAGGCTTTCAGCTCtctatgttcatgaacaattcTGAATGTTTCTTTAATTTCTGCACCAACAGGTTTCTCCTTCTGGGATTCTAGGTGGTTTCATTAAGGGCCTCCAGGCTGGAAAAGGGGAACAGAATGTTGATCTTCCTGAAGTTTGCAACAATAACTTAGCACATTTAGAGATCATATTTTCCAGTCCTCCATTCTTAAAGCCTTCTCTGGACATAACTGATAACCAGAAAGTCTTGGAGCTGAACATAGGTTCTTTGACTCCTGCTCCAAACATCCGCCTCCTCTGTTCCCAtctgtttttgtttttgtttttatttttcttacaaGTGCTTCTTGTTGCAGACGACATTCATATCGATGAACCTCTAGTTGTCTTGCCTTCGTCAGAGATGAGCAAGAAAGATACAAAAGGTTTAATGCAAAGTCGCAAACCTCTTTGTGCTTTGGTATGTATGTTAACTTTTGGATGTTCTTAAACAATCTTGTCTTGGTTTGCAGATAAAGGAACAGAAAGGGATAGATTATTTGAGGGTACAACTTCTGATTCAAAGCCAAGACTTAGAACAGCTGAAGAAATTAAGGCCAAATATAGGAAGGAGGTAATTTTAATAAGAACTTTAGTAAATGTATTACTTTTGTAGCTTAGATTTTAACACGGTGGCTGGTTACTCCAGGATGCTTCTGCTGCAGCTGCACGAGCAAGG
This region of Manihot esculenta cultivar AM560-2 chromosome 10, M.esculenta_v8, whole genome shotgun sequence genomic DNA includes:
- the LOC110624780 gene encoding uncharacterized protein LOC110624780 isoform X1, which translates into the protein MLAKLFQKNNPQDPPSPKMVEGSVEKGVLRPQDINPRIDVHFGIPSTASILAFDPIQSLLAVGTLDGRIKVIGGDNIEGLLLSPKELPFKNLEFLQNQGFLVSITSENEIQVWDLEQRQLASTLKWESNLTALSVIGGSSYMYVGDEYGMVCVLKYDSEEGKLIQLPYYVPSDSIAEASGMSSPYNHSVVGLLPQPASQGKRILIAYDDGLITIWDVSEDKVILIKGNKDLQLKSKTLTDFQKGMGQELCDDVSEDEHMEKEISSLCWVSTDGTVLAVGYIDGDIMLWNLSTMASNNKTEKSSTDVVKLQLSSVDRRLPVIVLHWSADSSHNNSCGRIFVYGGDAIGSEEVLTILSIDWSSGIENLKCIGRIDLTLNGSFADLALLQNDGISKTRGAFILTNPGQLHFYDDACFASLMSQQQKQNSVSSLEYPAVIPVLEPCMTVGKLGFICRDEKFSKAFSKTISAAKLQEAQTPRSTKWPLTGGIPSQPLNVENYQVERLYIAGYQDGSVRIWDATHPTFSLLYILGTGVKGINIAGANASVSALEFCPFTLSLAIGNELGMISLYKLMGSTDETHLYIVKETEREVHTLNKGDRPHCTAVFSFLNSPISTLQFANYGTRLAVGYHCGKVAMLDISALSVLFLTDSVSNSRSPVKSLAVTSMSDTISSKSNPEHIESKSNADYVKWELFATTKDAHFAIIDGNTGSLVCSQSLQPEKELSIISTHTLDGGNLISRASSKNDPLNSNQKNETKSEPDQGVTRSGSTPLEVDSETSPRTAYSRQRVENILLLLCCEDALHLYSMKSLKEGDINPIRKMNLLKPCCWTATFKKDDKECGLIVLYHTGVVEIRSLSDLEVVGESSLMSILKWNYKTNMEKTMCSSDTAQIILVNGCEFASVSLLPCENIFRIPESLPILHDKVLAAAAEATVSLSPSQKKTQVSPSGILGGFIKGLQAGKGEQNVDLPEVCNNNLAHLEIIFSSPPFLKPSLDITDNQKVLELNIDDIHIDEPLVVLPSSEMSKKDTKDKGTERDRLFEGTTSDSKPRLRTAEEIKAKYRKEDASAAAARARDKLAERGEKLERLSLQTEELESGAQDFASMAHELAKQMEKRKWWNI
- the LOC110624780 gene encoding uncharacterized protein LOC110624780 isoform X2, with the translated sequence MLAKLFQKNNPQDPPSPKMVEGSVEKGVLRPQDINPRIDVHFGIPSTASILAFDPIQSLLAVGTLDGRIKVIGGDNIEGLLLSPKELPFKNLEFLQNQGFLVSITSENEIQVWDLEQRQLASTLKWESNLTALSVIGGSSYMYVGDEYGMVCVLKYDSEEGKLIQLPYYVPSDSIAEASGMSSPYNHSVVGLLPQPASQGKRILIAYDDGLITIWDVSEDKVILIKGNKDLQLKSKTLTDFQKGMGQELCDDVSEDEHMEKEISSLCWVSTDGTVLAVGYIDGDIMLWNLSTMASNNKTEKSSTDVVKLQLSSVDRRLPVIVLHWSADSSHNNSCGRIFVYGGDAIGSEEVLTILSIDWSSGIENLKCIGRIDLTLNGSFADLALLQNDGISKTRGAFILTNPGQLHFYDDACFASLMSQQQKQNSVSSLEYPAVIPVLEPCMTVGKLGFICRDEKFSKAFSKEAQTPRSTKWPLTGGIPSQPLNVENYQVERLYIAGYQDGSVRIWDATHPTFSLLYILGTGVKGINIAGANASVSALEFCPFTLSLAIGNELGMISLYKLMGSTDETHLYIVKETEREVHTLNKGDRPHCTAVFSFLNSPISTLQFANYGTRLAVGYHCGKVAMLDISALSVLFLTDSVSNSRSPVKSLAVTSMSDTISSKSNPEHIESKSNADYVKWELFATTKDAHFAIIDGNTGSLVCSQSLQPEKELSIISTHTLDGGNLISRASSKNDPLNSNQKNETKSEPDQGVTRSGSTPLEVDSETSPRTAYSRQRVENILLLLCCEDALHLYSMKSLKEGDINPIRKMNLLKPCCWTATFKKDDKECGLIVLYHTGVVEIRSLSDLEVVGESSLMSILKWNYKTNMEKTMCSSDTAQIILVNGCEFASVSLLPCENIFRIPESLPILHDKVLAAAAEATVSLSPSQKKTQVSPSGILGGFIKGLQAGKGEQNVDLPEVCNNNLAHLEIIFSSPPFLKPSLDITDNQKVLELNIDDIHIDEPLVVLPSSEMSKKDTKDKGTERDRLFEGTTSDSKPRLRTAEEIKAKYRKEDASAAAARARDKLAERGEKLERLSLQTEELESGAQDFASMAHELAKQMEKRKWWNI